A single window of Vigna radiata var. radiata cultivar VC1973A chromosome 4, Vradiata_ver6, whole genome shotgun sequence DNA harbors:
- the LOC106758895 gene encoding protein HEADING DATE 3A-like, whose protein sequence is MRGTTNPLVVGRVIGDVVEPFACSIPLRVVYNHNKEVINSGELKPSQIVSHPRVEVGGDDLRTLYTLVMVDPDAPSPSNPTMREYLHWLVINIPATTGSNFGEEIVSYESPRPTSGIHRLVFVLFKQPGRQSIHAPGWRQNFITRDFAEYYNLGSPVAAVYFNCQRQSGSGGRRLIL, encoded by the exons ATGCGTGGAACAACGAACCCTCTTGTTGTTGGACGTGTAATAGGAGATGTTGTGGAACCATTTGCATGTTCCATTCCTCTGAGAGTTGTCTACAACCATAACAAAGAAGTCATCAACAGTGGTGAGCTCAAACCCTCCCAAATAGTCTCCCATCCAAGAGTTGAGGTTGGCGGAGATGATCTCAGGACCCTTTACACTTTG GTCATGGTGGACCCTGATGCACCCAGCCCAAGTAACCCAACTATGAGGGAATATCTTCACTG GTTGGTAATCAACATTCCAGCGACAACAGGGTCAAACTTTG GAGAAGAGATTGTGAGTTATGAAAGTCCAAGACCAACATCAGGGATTCATCGTTTAGTATTCGTGTTGTTTAAACAACCTGGTAGACAATCGATACATGCTCCTGGGTGGCGTCAAAATTTCATCACCAGAGATTTCGCCGAATATTACAATCTTGGATCACCAGTTGCTGCTGTCTATTTCAATTGCCAGCGTCAATCTGGTTCTGGTGGAAGGAGGCTcatcttataa
- the LOC106758531 gene encoding protein FLOWERING LOCUS T-like, whose product MCLRDYRPPTLPVTTYCVVYGFPARYPSSSDQFLSLPDQFLSLPDQSLSLSDQFLSLPDHPFRLIDPWRGRLNNEVRKDQLMEGPLVIGRIIGEVLDPFTSSVSLRVVYKNQTEVINSCELKPSQIVNKPRVHIGGDDLRVFYTLIMVNPDAPSPSHPSMKEYLHWLVTNIPATTAASFGHEIVEYESPRPTSGIHRIVLVLFRQLGRQIVHAPRWRNNFNTKDFAQVYNLGLPVAAVYFNCQRESGWGGRRA is encoded by the exons ATGTGTCTCCGAGATTATCGCCCCCCCACTCTGCCTGTTACTACATACTGTGTGGTCTATGGCTTCCCCGCTAGGTATCCCTCATCCTCCGACCAGTTTCTCTCTCTTCCCGACCAGTTTCTCTCTCTACCCGACCAGTCTCTCTCTCTATCTGACCAATTTCTCTCTCTACCCGATCATCCCTTCCGTCTCATCGATCCCT GGAGAGGGAGATTAAATAATGAGGTGAGAAAAGATCAATTAATGGAGGGTCCCCTTGTAATTGGACGTATAATAGGAGAAGTTTTGGATCCATTTACGAGTTCAGTGAGTCTGAGAGTTGTTTATAAGAATCAGACAGAAGTTATCAATAGTTGTGAGTTGAAACCTTCACAAATTGTGAACAAACCAAGAGTTCATATTGGTGGAGATGACCTAAGAGTCTTTTACACTCTG ATAATGGTCAATCCTGATGCTCCTAGCCCTAGTCACCCTTCTATGAAGGAATATTTGCATTG GTTGGTAACCAATATTCCAGCTACTACTGCGGCAAGCTTTG GACATGAAATCGTGGAATATGAAAGTCCACGACCAACGTCGGGGATTCATCGTATTGTTTTGGTGTTGTTTCGACAATTGGGTAGACAAATAGTGCATGCTCCAAGATGGCGTAACAATTTCAACACCAAAGATTTTGCTCAAGTTTACAACCTTGGATTACCAGTTGCTGCTGTCTATTTCAACTGTCAACGTGAAAGCGGTTGGGGTGGAAGAAGGGCGTAG